One Verrucomicrobiaceae bacterium genomic window carries:
- a CDS encoding BlaI/MecI/CopY family transcriptional regulator, whose amino-acid sequence MSDSANLSRRERQIMNVLHTEGSASVATVQAGLPDPPTDMAVRRLMHILEEKGHVKRLGKEGREVIYAPAQSRARAGLHALRSVLDTFFGGAVDEALAAHLTRKDAALTSEQAKRIQQLIDDAKKQGR is encoded by the coding sequence ATGTCTGATTCAGCAAATCTTTCGCGGCGTGAGCGCCAGATCATGAATGTCCTGCACACGGAGGGCAGTGCGAGCGTCGCTACGGTGCAGGCGGGACTGCCAGACCCGCCTACGGATATGGCCGTGCGGCGCCTGATGCACATCCTGGAGGAAAAGGGCCATGTGAAGCGCCTAGGCAAAGAGGGGCGTGAGGTGATCTATGCGCCTGCGCAGTCCAGGGCCCGCGCGGGGCTGCATGCCCTGCGCAGTGTGTTGGACACCTTCTTCGGTGGCGCGGTGGATGAGGCGCTGGCGGCTCATCTCACGCGTAAGGATGCCGCTCTGACCTCTGAGCAGGCAAAGCGCATCCAGCAGCTCATCGACGACGCTAAGAAGCAAGGCCGGTAA
- a CDS encoding Gfo/Idh/MocA family oxidoreductase, with the protein MTTRRTFITSTAMTAATHAFAASGEGEIKIALIGCGGRGTGACSQALSAGSTIKLVALVDPLEGKAQTALDILKGKHEGQVDVPQDQVFTQFEDYAKAYALADVVLITTPPGPRPFLFEQAVKAGKHVFMEKPVAVDAKGARRVIAAAQEAKKRSLNVCVGFQRRYQPSYQDMVQRLQGGEIGELVYGRVYWNGTSRPGLTREAGESELHYQIRNWYFFTWMSGDHILEQHCHNLDVANWVLDGKMPLRATGQGGRQERRGRENGTIFDHHTVEFEYESGFRLLSQCCQIGGKCQRQVSEHFHGVKGRADLGDGGRFLIHGQPPGGKRVRNKEIGHQLEHDAFFENIRTGKVRNDAEYAAHSTLMGIMGRMATYTGQVITWEQVMNSQENLVPDNLTWATEPPVKPDADGWYPVAKPGTTMPV; encoded by the coding sequence ATGACCACACGTCGCACTTTCATTACCTCGACGGCCATGACGGCTGCGACGCATGCATTCGCTGCCTCGGGGGAAGGGGAGATCAAGATCGCACTGATCGGCTGCGGGGGACGCGGCACGGGGGCCTGCTCACAGGCACTGAGTGCGGGCTCGACGATCAAGCTGGTGGCGCTGGTCGATCCGCTGGAGGGTAAGGCGCAGACTGCGCTGGATATTCTGAAGGGAAAACATGAGGGACAGGTCGATGTGCCGCAGGATCAGGTCTTCACGCAGTTCGAGGATTACGCGAAGGCGTATGCGCTGGCGGATGTGGTGCTGATCACGACCCCACCGGGGCCGCGCCCGTTCCTCTTTGAGCAGGCGGTGAAGGCTGGGAAGCATGTGTTCATGGAGAAACCCGTGGCGGTGGATGCGAAAGGGGCGCGGCGTGTGATCGCAGCTGCTCAGGAGGCGAAAAAGAGAAGCCTAAACGTCTGTGTGGGCTTCCAGCGCCGCTATCAGCCGAGCTATCAGGATATGGTCCAGCGTCTTCAAGGCGGTGAGATCGGTGAGCTGGTGTATGGTCGCGTGTATTGGAATGGCACCTCGCGTCCAGGACTGACGCGGGAGGCGGGTGAGAGCGAGCTGCATTACCAGATTCGGAATTGGTATTTCTTTACCTGGATGAGTGGGGATCACATCCTAGAGCAGCATTGTCATAATCTCGATGTGGCGAACTGGGTGCTCGATGGGAAGATGCCGCTGCGTGCGACAGGGCAGGGGGGACGGCAGGAGCGGCGTGGGCGGGAGAATGGGACGATCTTTGATCACCACACGGTGGAGTTTGAGTATGAGAGTGGCTTTCGCCTGCTGAGTCAGTGCTGTCAGATCGGTGGGAAGTGTCAGCGGCAGGTCAGTGAGCACTTTCATGGCGTGAAGGGGCGTGCGGACCTGGGGGATGGCGGACGCTTCCTGATCCATGGTCAGCCACCTGGGGGGAAGCGTGTGCGGAATAAGGAAATCGGTCACCAGCTTGAGCACGACGCCTTTTTTGAAAACATCCGCACGGGCAAGGTGCGCAATGATGCAGAGTACGCTGCACACTCGACGCTGATGGGCATCATGGGCCGCATGGCCACCTACACGGGCCAAGTCATCACCTGGGAGCAGGTGATGAACTCACAGGAAAACCTAGTGCCAGATAACCTCACCTGGGCGACAGAGCCGCCTGTGAAACCAGATGCGGACGGTTGGTATCCTGTGGCAAAACCAGGGACGACGATGCCTGTGTGA
- the rfaD gene encoding ADP-glyceromanno-heptose 6-epimerase, which translates to MKYTDSRILVTGGAGFIGSALVWELNRRGCENIVICDRLSTDEKWKNLVPLRYADYIDGNDLLQAVTAAPEKLGRFDVILHLGANSATTERDADHLMRNNFEFTKQLCLWALAKDSRFVYASSAATYGDGAHGMEDRDPDIHKLRPLNMYGYSKHFFDLHAQRQGWLSKVVGMKYFNVYGPNEDHKADMRSLVHKACGQILATGKVQLFKSHRPDYQHGEQKRDFLYVKDAIRMTLHLAEQKDANGLFNLGSGEAHTWIELTTAIFTALGKQPVIDFIDMPEHLRGKYQYYTCADIAKLRESGFTTAITPLEEAVRDYVQGYLVPDRRLGDEVA; encoded by the coding sequence ATGAAATACACCGACAGTCGTATCCTCGTCACCGGCGGAGCCGGATTCATCGGCAGCGCTCTCGTTTGGGAGCTGAATCGTCGTGGCTGCGAGAATATCGTCATCTGTGACCGACTCAGCACGGATGAAAAATGGAAGAATCTGGTGCCACTGCGTTACGCGGACTACATCGACGGCAATGATTTGCTCCAAGCGGTGACGGCAGCACCGGAGAAGCTCGGTCGCTTTGATGTGATCCTCCACCTCGGGGCGAACTCTGCCACAACAGAGCGTGATGCAGACCACCTCATGCGCAATAACTTCGAGTTCACCAAGCAGCTCTGCCTGTGGGCTCTGGCCAAGGACAGCCGCTTCGTCTATGCCTCCTCCGCAGCTACTTACGGTGATGGTGCCCACGGCATGGAAGACCGCGATCCAGACATCCATAAGCTGCGCCCGCTGAACATGTATGGCTACTCAAAGCACTTCTTTGATCTGCATGCGCAGCGCCAGGGCTGGCTCTCGAAAGTCGTCGGGATGAAGTACTTCAACGTCTATGGGCCGAATGAGGACCATAAGGCAGACATGCGCAGCCTCGTGCACAAAGCCTGCGGCCAGATCCTCGCCACGGGGAAGGTGCAGCTCTTCAAATCCCACCGCCCTGATTACCAGCATGGTGAGCAGAAGCGTGACTTTCTGTATGTCAAAGACGCTATTCGGATGACCCTACACCTAGCGGAGCAAAAAGACGCCAATGGGCTCTTCAATCTCGGCTCTGGCGAGGCTCATACCTGGATCGAACTGACCACAGCCATCTTCACCGCACTGGGCAAGCAACCCGTGATCGACTTCATCGACATGCCTGAGCATCTGCGTGGGAAATACCAATACTACACCTGCGCCGACATCGCGAAGCTGCGTGAAAGTGGCTTCACCACCGCGATCACCCCACTGGAGGAAGCCGTGCGTGATTATGTGCAGGGCTATCTGGTGCCAGATCGCCGTCTAGGGGACGAAGTCGCCTGA
- the nadA gene encoding quinolinate synthase NadA — protein MPADLRTEILRLKKERNAVILAHNYQDKAIQEIADFVGDSLGLAYKAKDTAADVIAFCGVHFMAETAKIVNPSKTVILPDRDAGCSLEQSCPGPQLEAFLKANAAKNYYVIAYINCSGHVKALSDCICTSGNAVKIVQAAPQDRPILFVPDQNLGSWVMEQTGRKMDLWKGSCYVHVEFTRDSIQAIKDQHPDAKVVAHPECTYAVRILADEVCSTEKMVHYCRSSPASTFIIVTESGMLHRLEREVPEKTFIPGPTGHCACADCRYMKLNTLQKLHDALRDLSPTVEMPEELRSRAEKPILRMLELSKS, from the coding sequence ATGCCTGCTGACCTCCGCACCGAAATCCTCCGCCTCAAAAAAGAGCGCAACGCCGTCATCCTCGCCCACAACTACCAGGACAAGGCCATCCAGGAAATCGCCGACTTCGTGGGCGACTCACTCGGTCTCGCCTACAAAGCCAAAGACACCGCCGCAGACGTCATCGCCTTCTGTGGCGTGCATTTCATGGCCGAAACAGCCAAAATCGTCAACCCGAGCAAAACCGTCATTTTACCTGACCGTGATGCAGGCTGCTCCCTGGAGCAGAGCTGCCCAGGACCGCAGCTCGAAGCCTTCCTGAAGGCCAACGCCGCCAAAAACTACTACGTCATCGCCTACATCAACTGCAGCGGTCATGTGAAAGCCCTCAGCGACTGCATCTGCACCAGTGGCAACGCAGTCAAAATCGTCCAGGCCGCACCGCAGGATCGGCCCATCCTCTTCGTCCCAGATCAAAATCTTGGCTCCTGGGTCATGGAGCAGACCGGACGCAAAATGGACCTCTGGAAGGGCTCCTGCTATGTCCATGTCGAATTCACTCGTGACAGCATCCAGGCCATCAAAGACCAGCACCCGGATGCCAAAGTCGTCGCTCACCCTGAATGTACCTACGCCGTGCGCATCCTCGCCGATGAAGTGTGCAGCACCGAAAAAATGGTCCACTACTGCCGAAGCAGCCCTGCTAGCACCTTCATCATCGTCACCGAGAGTGGCATGCTGCACCGCTTAGAGCGTGAAGTGCCAGAAAAGACCTTCATCCCTGGTCCCACCGGCCACTGCGCCTGCGCTGACTGCCGTTACATGAAGCTCAACACCCTCCAAAAGCTCCACGACGCCCTCCGCGACCTCTCCCCCACCGTCGAAATGCCCGAGGAGCTCCGATCCCGCGCTGAAAAGCCGATTCTGCGGATGCTTGAGTTGAGCAAATCCTAA
- a CDS encoding alpha/beta hydrolase: MKASSILFVTLLTASAAFAAELPKDLPPALPLWPQAAPGSESRSTEPEKVEGTNICNVHRPTLTPYVPTAEKSTGTAVIICPGGGHSKLCLGHEGYALAEWFRDHGIAAFVLKYRLAREPGSTYTIQEHAMADARRAIRTVRARATEWHLRTDRIGILGFSAGGELAAFAAMKSDPGQIDAADTIEQHSSRPDFQALIYPGTSGLFSAAKDMPPLFIAAGYNDRPDISEGMATLYLKYKAAKVPAELHLYSNAGHGFGYKPDAKPTAASRWPQRLTEWLTDTGLLE; encoded by the coding sequence ATGAAAGCCTCCTCCATCCTTTTTGTTACCCTACTCACTGCCAGTGCCGCTTTCGCCGCCGAGCTGCCGAAAGACCTCCCCCCTGCCCTGCCCCTCTGGCCACAGGCCGCTCCCGGCTCTGAGTCCCGCAGCACCGAGCCCGAAAAAGTCGAAGGCACCAACATCTGCAACGTCCACCGCCCCACCCTCACGCCCTACGTCCCCACAGCAGAAAAAAGCACCGGCACCGCCGTCATCATCTGCCCAGGCGGTGGCCACTCGAAGCTCTGCCTCGGCCATGAAGGCTACGCCCTCGCCGAGTGGTTCCGCGACCACGGCATCGCTGCCTTTGTGCTGAAATACCGCCTCGCCCGTGAGCCCGGCAGCACCTACACCATCCAGGAGCACGCCATGGCAGATGCACGCCGCGCCATCCGCACCGTCCGAGCCCGCGCTACCGAGTGGCACCTGCGGACAGACCGCATCGGCATCCTCGGCTTCTCCGCCGGGGGCGAGCTCGCCGCCTTTGCCGCCATGAAAAGCGATCCCGGCCAAATAGACGCCGCAGACACCATCGAGCAGCACTCCAGCCGCCCAGACTTCCAGGCACTCATCTATCCAGGCACCTCCGGCCTCTTTTCCGCAGCCAAAGACATGCCCCCGCTCTTCATCGCCGCCGGATACAACGACCGCCCAGACATATCCGAAGGCATGGCCACCCTTTACCTCAAATACAAAGCCGCCAAAGTCCCCGCCGAGCTCCACCTCTACTCCAATGCCGGTCACGGCTTCGGCTACAAACCCGACGCCAAGCCCACCGCCGCCTCCCGCTGGCCCCAGCGCCTCACCGAATGGCTCACCGACACGGGACTGCTCGAGTAG
- a CDS encoding 2-oxo acid dehydrogenase subunit E2 — translation MPTIPILMPQLGESIAEATIVRILAEPGTSVDSSGGLFEVETNKATMTVPAPCAGRVTQIIAQVQTSYAVGATLAAFEISEEEAQNLGFSEAPKPPPSATRSADRVADVVENLHFQIHEEDVIGSGKQPTVEPIVAGGLPVPAGATGASYISPRMRARMHELGLNASDLAGIPGTGSGGRVTVEDFESFLRNLEQHKLTPASPMRIAVADSMRRSWTRPLATVGSPVMLDAMLAHRKKTDPKPGPALYVIRALALALAENTAIAGRLIGNRIVHPQAIDIGFAVEVDDGVMVPTLREVEKTPLVKLVPVYNKLVEQARARRLPSDINRPGIATVTNFGTFGIVWATPIPLPEQNLVLGLGAGSKVPHWSDEVNQFIPVTEAELTLSFDHRVLDGGGAGRLLKRVAELLQKPEAL, via the coding sequence ATGCCCACCATCCCCATCCTCATGCCCCAGCTCGGCGAATCCATCGCCGAGGCCACCATTGTGCGCATTTTGGCGGAGCCGGGCACCAGCGTGGACTCCTCCGGCGGACTCTTTGAGGTGGAGACGAACAAGGCCACCATGACCGTCCCCGCCCCATGCGCAGGGCGAGTCACCCAGATCATCGCCCAGGTACAGACCAGCTACGCAGTCGGGGCCACGCTCGCCGCCTTCGAGATCAGTGAAGAAGAGGCTCAAAACCTGGGCTTCAGCGAGGCTCCGAAGCCCCCACCCTCCGCCACACGCAGCGCCGACAGAGTGGCCGACGTCGTCGAAAATCTGCACTTCCAGATTCACGAAGAAGACGTCATCGGCAGTGGCAAACAGCCCACCGTCGAGCCCATCGTCGCTGGTGGCCTGCCTGTGCCAGCTGGAGCCACGGGTGCCAGCTACATCTCACCGCGCATGCGGGCTCGCATGCATGAGCTCGGGCTCAATGCCTCAGACCTCGCCGGCATACCTGGCACAGGCTCTGGTGGCCGCGTCACCGTCGAAGACTTCGAGTCCTTCCTGCGCAATCTGGAGCAGCATAAGCTCACCCCCGCATCGCCCATGCGCATCGCCGTCGCGGACAGCATGCGCCGTAGCTGGACACGCCCGCTCGCCACCGTCGGCAGCCCGGTCATGCTCGATGCCATGCTCGCCCATCGCAAAAAGACCGATCCGAAGCCCGGCCCCGCTCTCTACGTCATCCGTGCCCTCGCCCTCGCCCTCGCAGAAAACACCGCCATCGCCGGGCGGCTCATCGGCAACCGCATCGTCCATCCGCAGGCCATTGACATCGGATTCGCCGTGGAAGTCGATGACGGCGTCATGGTCCCCACGCTCCGAGAGGTCGAAAAAACACCGCTCGTCAAACTCGTGCCTGTTTATAACAAACTCGTCGAGCAAGCCCGCGCCCGCCGCCTCCCCAGCGACATCAATCGCCCCGGCATCGCCACGGTGACGAATTTCGGCACCTTCGGCATCGTCTGGGCCACACCCATTCCTCTCCCGGAGCAGAATCTCGTCCTCGGCCTCGGCGCAGGTAGCAAAGTCCCGCACTGGAGCGATGAGGTGAATCAATTCATCCCTGTCACCGAAGCCGAGCTCACCCTCAGTTTTGACCACCGTGTCCTCGATGGCGGCGGTGCCGGGCGTCTCCTCAAACGCGTCGCTGAGCTGCTCCAAAAGCCCGAAGCCCTCTGA
- a CDS encoding SDR family oxidoreductase, whose product MSSKKKTAVVTGAAGFLGSHLSDRLLGEGYRVVGIDNLLTGNTRNIDHLAGNPDFHFIKHDVTNFIYLPGDVHLVFHFASPASPIDYLKLPIQTLKVGSLGTHNTLGLAKEKGATFLIASTSETYGDPLEHPQKETYWGNVNPIGPRGVYDEAKRFAEAMTMGYHRAHHMDTKIVRIFNTYGPRMRLDDGRVVPAFIGQALEGRPLTVFGDGSQTRSFCYVSDLIDGIYRLSQSKYHEPVNIGNPAEMTIRQFGEAILRITGSNQPIVEKPLPQDDPKVRQPDITLARKLLGWEPKVSFEEGITKTVDYFRDFLRIKS is encoded by the coding sequence ATGAGTTCCAAAAAGAAAACAGCCGTCGTTACCGGTGCAGCCGGATTCCTGGGTTCCCATCTCTCCGACCGCTTACTTGGTGAAGGCTACCGTGTGGTAGGCATCGATAATTTATTGACCGGAAATACGCGTAATATCGACCATTTGGCGGGCAATCCAGACTTTCACTTCATCAAGCATGACGTGACGAATTTCATCTATCTGCCTGGAGATGTGCATCTGGTCTTCCATTTTGCCTCGCCAGCCAGCCCGATCGATTACCTGAAACTGCCGATCCAGACTCTCAAAGTGGGCTCTCTCGGCACGCATAATACGCTGGGCTTGGCGAAGGAAAAAGGAGCGACCTTTTTGATCGCGAGTACTTCTGAGACGTATGGTGACCCGCTGGAGCATCCGCAGAAGGAGACTTATTGGGGGAATGTGAACCCGATCGGCCCACGCGGCGTGTATGATGAAGCGAAACGCTTTGCTGAGGCAATGACGATGGGCTACCACCGCGCTCATCACATGGACACGAAGATTGTGCGAATTTTCAATACCTATGGACCGCGCATGCGCCTCGATGACGGACGCGTCGTGCCAGCCTTCATCGGGCAGGCACTGGAAGGGCGGCCCTTGACCGTATTCGGGGATGGTAGCCAGACACGCAGCTTTTGTTACGTCTCAGACCTCATCGACGGCATCTACCGCCTCTCGCAGAGTAAATACCACGAGCCTGTGAATATAGGAAATCCGGCGGAAATGACCATCCGGCAGTTCGGCGAGGCGATTTTGCGCATCACAGGCAGCAATCAGCCCATCGTAGAAAAGCCACTCCCCCAGGATGATCCGAAAGTGCGCCAACCGGACATCACCCTCGCTCGGAAGCTGCTCGGATGGGAGCCAAAAGTGTCATTTGAGGAGGGAATCACAAAAACGGTGGACTACTTCCGTGATTTTTTGCGAATCAAGTCTTGA
- a CDS encoding thiamine pyrophosphate-dependent dehydrogenase E1 component subunit alpha translates to MVLSRVLEEKLGSLYRGGRILGGVYLGRGQEAFSAAQGVQLKIGRDVFGPLIRDQAGRMAFGEPLIDTVRTYLGAATGPMRGRDGNIHRGRPQEGYMAMISHLGSLLAVVAGALFARRQLGTLGDTIGATSIGDGGTSTGAFHEGINLAAVEKLPLLVSIANNQFAYSTPTTRQYACENLVDRAAGYGVHGEAVDGTDLAACLTAFRSAAQRARAGQGPQIIVGKLLRLSGHGEHDDASYIPNTLRHQHEGRDCLDVAREHAIAQGWLSADEFLDQLNEARRLVDQTISKVSKEPLPDPFKENWQALSSADLVEGGAA, encoded by the coding sequence ATGGTCCTCTCTCGCGTCCTGGAGGAGAAACTGGGCTCTCTCTACCGCGGTGGACGTATTTTGGGCGGCGTGTATCTCGGACGCGGACAGGAGGCCTTTTCCGCAGCGCAGGGGGTGCAGCTCAAAATCGGGCGTGATGTATTCGGCCCACTGATCCGTGACCAGGCTGGCCGTATGGCTTTTGGCGAGCCACTGATCGATACCGTGAGGACCTATCTCGGTGCCGCCACAGGCCCCATGCGTGGCCGCGACGGCAATATCCACCGCGGACGCCCGCAGGAAGGCTACATGGCGATGATCAGCCATCTGGGTAGCCTGCTGGCAGTGGTCGCAGGCGCTTTATTCGCACGGCGGCAGCTCGGGACGCTGGGTGACACCATCGGCGCGACGAGTATCGGCGATGGAGGCACCTCGACGGGTGCCTTTCATGAAGGCATCAATCTGGCTGCCGTAGAGAAGCTGCCACTCCTCGTCAGCATCGCGAACAATCAATTCGCCTACTCCACACCCACCACACGGCAATACGCCTGCGAAAACCTCGTCGATCGAGCTGCCGGCTACGGCGTGCATGGCGAGGCGGTCGATGGCACGGATCTAGCGGCATGCCTCACGGCCTTCCGCAGTGCTGCGCAGCGTGCGCGGGCAGGGCAGGGGCCGCAGATCATCGTCGGCAAGCTCCTGCGCCTCTCCGGGCACGGCGAGCACGATGACGCCAGCTACATCCCCAATACTCTCCGCCATCAGCATGAAGGCCGCGATTGCCTGGATGTCGCCCGCGAGCACGCCATCGCGCAGGGCTGGCTCAGTGCGGATGAATTTCTCGATCAGCTCAATGAGGCACGCCGCCTCGTCGATCAAACCATCTCCAAAGTGTCCAAAGAACCCCTCCCTGATCCCTTCAAAGAAAACTGGCAGGCCCTCAGCAGCGCCGATCTCGTGGAGGGTGGCGCAGCATGA